The region GACTGTTAGGACATCAATTGGTTCCTTGTCGTCAGAAAGCTTGATCATATTTCGAAAAATTGTTCTATGAGCCACCTTATAAAAGTCTGCCAAATCCAAGTATTCACGGACTTCAATCAATCGATCGGCATCCAAAAAGATGGCACCTAAAACGGCTTGCTCAGCTTCTAAGTCTTGAGGAGGAACCTTCATAATATCCTGATCAGGCATTATGCTTCTCCAACGTGCACTCTAATAGTAGCAGTAACCTCTCTATGAAGTTTTACAGGTACCTTGGTTACTCCTAAAGTTTTAATTGGGTTTTCAAGCTGAATCTTATGCTTGTCTAATTTGACCTTGTACTGATCATTCAAGGCACTGGCAATTTTTTTAGAGTTGATTGCTCCAAATAATCTACCATCCTTACCAACTTTTTCAGTCAATTCAACCATGGTTCCTTCTTCTTCAAGAAGCTCCTTTAATTTTTTAGCTTCAGCTAAAATCTCTGCCTCTTGCTTATCTTGGGCCTTCTTTTGTCCCTTTAATTCACTGATGGCAGCATTGGTTGCTTCCTTGGCTAGATTCTTTTTGATGAGAAAGTTTTGTGCGTAGCCAGAAGGGACTTCCTTGATTTCTCCCTTTTTCCCCTTACCTTTTACATCTGCTAAAAATATAACTTTCATTTCTATCCCTCTTTCTTATCAATCTTATCTTTGTTTTCATCTCGGAGAACCTCTAAGAGCTCCTCCTTAACTTCTTCAATTGTTTTTTCATAGACCTGGGCTGCTGCATTGTTGAAATGTCCCCCACCACCAAAGGCACTCATAATGGTCTGTAC is a window of Streptococcaceae bacterium ESL0729 DNA encoding:
- the rplI gene encoding 50S ribosomal protein L9, translating into MKVIFLADVKGKGKKGEIKEVPSGYAQNFLIKKNLAKEATNAAISELKGQKKAQDKQEAEILAEAKKLKELLEEEGTMVELTEKVGKDGRLFGAINSKKIASALNDQYKVKLDKHKIQLENPIKTLGVTKVPVKLHREVTATIRVHVGEA